The following are from one region of the bacterium genome:
- a CDS encoding FAD-dependent oxidoreductase, whose product MMKDKKRVIIIGGGVAGRNVARELSRREGENFEVYLIKRETHPSYSPCGMPYVLAGDVEKPENLLFPGFDKKLESRGVKLKFGKEVTLIDRTNNNVFFKEGDILGYDVLVLATGRKPFRLKIPGIELDGVFTLIDFNDGIKLYKAIEKTREAVIIGGGFIGLEVATGFIKRGIKTTIVELKPYVLHQLLDQDMAKIVEQRLEDLGVSIFTQKKVKAINGEKEVESVSIKEEEIKADLVLLAAGIMPNVDLAREAGIDIGTTGGIVVDDTLHVRANGRFLSNVYALGDCIEVRDKITGSLCLCPLIEPAVLQARVATESILGENPQGVLDSLSPSITFIGGLEIGSVGITGLEAQRIGIKPITKKVTGRTREGYYPECKEMVVKLFAIEDRLIGAQVISEEDTKGVINEITALINAKVKLKDILYQERCYTPSLSSSPDAFKRAVEKMVGG is encoded by the coding sequence ATGATGAAGGATAAAAAAAGGGTGATAATCATTGGTGGAGGGGTTGCAGGCAGGAATGTAGCCAGAGAACTTTCAAGAAGGGAGGGAGAAAATTTTGAGGTTTATCTTATCAAAAGAGAAACCCATCCATCCTATTCCCCATGTGGTATGCCCTATGTCTTGGCAGGTGATGTAGAAAAGCCCGAGAATCTGCTTTTCCCCGGTTTTGATAAGAAGTTAGAAAGCCGTGGCGTCAAGCTTAAATTTGGAAAGGAAGTTACCCTGATTGATAGGACAAATAACAATGTCTTTTTCAAAGAGGGGGATATCCTAGGCTACGATGTGCTTGTCCTTGCTACGGGAAGGAAACCTTTCAGACTTAAGATACCAGGCATTGAACTTGATGGGGTCTTCACCCTGATAGATTTTAATGATGGAATTAAATTATATAAAGCCATAGAGAAGACAAGGGAGGCGGTAATCATTGGTGGTGGATTTATAGGATTGGAGGTTGCCACCGGCTTTATAAAAAGAGGGATAAAGACTACTATAGTTGAGCTTAAGCCTTATGTCTTGCATCAGTTACTTGATCAAGATATGGCAAAGATTGTGGAGCAACGGCTTGAAGATCTAGGGGTTTCAATTTTTACACAAAAAAAGGTTAAAGCCATAAATGGAGAAAAAGAGGTCGAATCTGTCAGTATCAAAGAAGAAGAGATAAAAGCAGATTTGGTCCTTTTGGCGGCAGGAATCATGCCCAATGTAGATTTAGCCAGAGAAGCGGGTATTGATATTGGCACAACCGGTGGTATTGTGGTAGATGATACCCTGCATGTTAGAGCAAATGGAAGGTTTCTTTCTAATGTCTATGCCCTTGGAGACTGCATAGAAGTAAGAGATAAGATTACAGGAAGCCTATGCCTTTGTCCTTTGATTGAACCTGCTGTTTTGCAGGCAAGGGTAGCTACAGAAAGTATCCTGGGAGAAAATCCACAAGGAGTATTAGATTCCCTTTCTCCATCTATTACCTTTATTGGAGGGCTTGAGATTGGTTCGGTGGGAATTACAGGCCTTGAGGCACAAAGGATAGGGATTAAACCAATTACAAAGAAGGTAACCGGCAGGACAAGAGAGGGATATTATCCTGAATGTAAGGAAATGGTGGTAAAGCTGTTTGCCATAGAAGACAGGTTGATTGGAGCACAGGTTATCTCAGAGGAGGATACAAAGGGTGTGATTAATGAAATAACCGCCCTGATTAATGCTAAGGTTAAATTAAAAGATATCCTTTATCAAGAGAGATGCTACACACCATCACTTTCTTCCTCCCCAGATGCATTTAAAAGGGCAGTGGAAAAGATGGTTGGAGGATAA
- a CDS encoding putative manganese transporter yields MEILTHNLNHALMITAFVFVMMMLVDYIEVLTQGKMSSGLKGGYWRQYVIASALASTPGCLGEFMNVSFYVHGLLSFGAITGSMIATCGDEAFVMLAIFPKQALILFGILFILGIVSAWVIDKIAPILRIKPSKICELSELHLEEEGCKILGIKGILENFRKITLVRFLLIALLALFIFGFAGGIIGPANWNWERTTFISLFSLAIFIVITVSDHYLEHHIWTHIVKKHMWRVFLWSFFALLVVDIGLKFWNLEAFVKAHMFWVLLIASLIGIVPESGPHLIFVMMFAQGVIPFSVLLASSIVQDGHGMLPLLSYTIRDSLLIKLINLLIGLMCGLILYAIGL; encoded by the coding sequence ATGGAGATACTAACCCATAATCTAAATCATGCCTTGATGATCACTGCCTTTGTCTTTGTGATGATGATGCTAGTGGATTATATTGAGGTCTTAACACAGGGCAAGATGAGTTCTGGGTTAAAGGGTGGTTATTGGAGACAGTATGTAATAGCCTCAGCATTGGCCTCAACACCAGGCTGTCTGGGTGAATTTATGAATGTTTCCTTCTATGTCCATGGACTTTTGAGCTTCGGGGCTATTACTGGCAGTATGATTGCTACCTGCGGCGATGAGGCCTTTGTGATGCTTGCAATCTTTCCTAAACAAGCCTTAATCTTATTTGGTATTCTCTTTATTTTAGGAATTGTATCTGCCTGGGTAATTGATAAGATAGCACCCATTCTGAGGATTAAACCATCCAAGATCTGCGAACTCTCTGAGTTACACTTAGAAGAAGAGGGATGTAAAATCCTTGGGATAAAAGGAATACTTGAAAATTTTAGAAAGATTACTTTGGTAAGATTTCTTTTAATAGCTCTACTTGCTCTCTTTATCTTTGGTTTTGCCGGAGGAATTATTGGTCCAGCCAATTGGAATTGGGAGAGAACTACATTTATATCCTTATTTTCATTGGCTATATTTATTGTAATTACCGTCTCTGACCATTATTTAGAACACCATATCTGGACTCACATTGTCAAAAAACATATGTGGCGGGTATTTCTGTGGAGCTTCTTTGCCCTCTTAGTGGTAGATATAGGACTTAAATTCTGGAACTTAGAAGCCTTTGTTAAAGCACATATGTTTTGGGTATTGCTTATTGCCTCTTTAATAGGAATAGTGCCTGAGTCTGGGCCACATCTTATCTTTGTGATGATGTTTGCTCAAGGGGTTATTCCTTTTTCGGTGTTGCTGGCAAGTTCTATAGTTCAGGATGGACATGGGATGCTGCCACTCTTGTCTTATACCATAAGGGATTCTTTATTGATAAAGTTGATTAACCTCTTAATTGGCCTGATGTGTGGCTTGATCCTTTATGCAATAGGTTTATAA
- a CDS encoding thioredoxin family protein: protein MLQTNLIHIETEEELKDLIENNEKVVVCCGRMGPMCIPVYNILKVLQEKYPDIQFRDMDFDIPAAKVIKNLPECRGFMGLPFTVYYCNGRVVKATTSIQSAEQIKDIINEVFV from the coding sequence ATGCTTCAGACTAACTTAATTCATATTGAGACCGAAGAAGAACTTAAAGACTTGATTGAGAATAATGAAAAGGTTGTTGTATGTTGCGGAAGGATGGGACCGATGTGTATCCCAGTATACAACATTCTGAAAGTTTTACAGGAAAAATACCCTGATATTCAGTTTCGGGATATGGACTTTGACATTCCTGCTGCTAAAGTAATCAAGAATTTACCAGAGTGTCGGGGATTTATGGGGCTACCATTCACTGTTTATTACTGTAATGGCAGGGTAGTGAAGGCAACTACCAGCATTCAGTCAGCAGAGCAAATAAAGGACATCATCAATGAGGTTTTTGTATAA